A section of the Larus michahellis chromosome 1, bLarMic1.1, whole genome shotgun sequence genome encodes:
- the CDCA3 gene encoding cell division cycle-associated protein 3 — MGVSGSAPATPTAPHNKHLAHLRDPRSPSAGILRTPIEVVSSPVGSPQPAPAEPAAGTGQDRDPRSPTPGISRTPMRAVSSDSVDHLVKQLSEAFGAEAAPPEPAAVEEPARRSPPPPAAASGEEAERPPSPSPSAAPARPARVAGPGFSSGSKPVRRKTNNKIMATSGGTGRSPLSILQDDNSPSAPAPRQGKRHVLGENLGEKKEVTMDLSRSVKSGNCAWSNLNKENQQCPFVEN; from the exons ATGGGGGTCTCCGGCAGCGCCCCGGCtacccccaccgccccccataACAAGCACCTGGCGCACCTCCGCGACCCCCGCTCGCCCAGCGCCGGCATCCTGCGGACGCCCATCGAG GTGGTGAGCTCCCCGGTGGGTAGCCCGCAGCCCGCCCCCGCTGAGCCGGCGGCGGGCACCGGCCAGGACCGGGACCCGCGCTCGCCCACGCCCGGTATCTCCCGCACGCCCATGAGAGCCGTCTCGAGTG ACAGCGTGGACCACCTGGTGAAGCAGCTCAGCGAAGCCTTTGGGGCTGAGGCCGCTCCCCCCGAGCCGGCGGCAGTGGAGGAGCCGGCCCGGCGGAGCCCCCCGCCTCCGGCCGCCGCCTCGGGGGAAGAAGCGGAGAGGCCACCTTCACCCTCTCCCAGCGCGGCCCCGGCTCGGCCAGCCCGCGTTGCTGGGCCTGGCTTCTCCTCGG GGAGCAAGCCTGTAAGACGCAAgaccaacaacaaaatcatggCAACATCTGGTGGAACTGGccgctctcccctcagcatcctccaaGATGATAATTCCCCCAGTGCTCCTGCACCTCGCCAG gGTAAGAGGCATGTCTTGGGAGAGAACCTTGGGGAGAAGAAGGAAGTGACAATGGATCTAAGCAGGAGTGTCAAATCTGGGAACTGTGCTTGGAGTAACTTGAACAAAGAGAACCAACAGTGTCCTTTTGTGGAGAACTAG
- the TPI1 gene encoding triosephosphate isomerase, with product MAPRKFFVGGNWKMNGDKKSLGELIHTLNGAKLSADTEVVCGAPSIYLDFARQKLDTKIGVAAQNCYKVPKGAFTGEISPAMIKDIGATWVILGHSERRHVFGESDELIGQKVAHALAEGLGVIACIGEKLDEREAGITEKVVFEQTKAIADNVKDWSKVVLAYEPVWAIGTGKTATPQQAQEVHEKLRGWLKSHVSDAVAQSTRIIYGGSVTGSNCKELASQHDVDGFLVGGASLKPEFVDIINAKH from the exons atgGCGCCCAGGAAGTTCTTCGTGGGGGGCAACTGGAAGATGAACGGCGACAAGAAGAGCCTGGGCGAGCTCATCCACACGCTGAACGGCGCCAAGCTCTCCGCCGACACCG AGGTGGTTTGTGGAGCCCCTTCCATCTACCTTGACTTTGCCCGTCAGAAGCTTGACACAAAGATCGGCGTTGCGGCACAGAACTGTTACAAGGTACCAAAGGGTGCCTTCACAGGAGAGATCAG cccagcaaTGATCAAAGATATTGGAGCCACGTGGGTGATCCTGGGCCACTCCGAGCGAAGACACGTTTTTGGAGAGTCCGATGAG TTGATTGGGCAGAAGGTGGCTCATGCTCTAGCTGAGGGTCTTGGAGTCATTGCCTGCATTGGAGAGAAGCTGGATGAGAGAGAAGCTGGCATAACTGAGAAAGTGGTTTTTGAACAGACCAAGGCCATTGCTG ataACGTGAAGGACTGGAGTAAAGTGGTTCTTGCCTATGAGCCGGTTTGGGCCATTGGAACTGGTAAAACTGCAACTCCCCAACAG GCTCAGGAAGTTCATGAGAAGCTGAGGGGGTGGCTGAAAAGCCACGTGTCTGATGCTGTTGCTCAGTCAACTAGGATCATCTATGGAG GTTCTGTCACTGGCAGCAACTGTAAGGAGCTGGCCTCTCAGCACGATGTGGATGGCTTCCTTGTTGGTGGAGCTTCTCTCAAGCCAGAGTTTGTGGATATTATCAATGCCAAACACTGA
- the USP5 gene encoding ubiquitin carboxyl-terminal hydrolase 5 isoform X1, translating into MAELSEALLSVLPSIRVPKAGDRVHKDECAFSFDTPESDGGLYICMNTFLGFGKQYVEKHYQKTGQRVYLHLKRTRKPKEEDTNTSAGDPPRKKPTRLAIGVEGGFDITEEKFEYDEDVKIVIFPEHLDIPRDGLEGLPDMVRDRIASAVEAILTADSASRKQEVQAWDGEVRRVSKHAFSLHQLQNDVRIPPCGWKCSKCDMRENLWLNMTDGAILCGRRYFDGSGGNNHAVEHYRETGYPLAVKLGTITPDGADVYSYDEDDMVLDPNLAEHLAHFGIDMLKMQKTDKTMTELEIDMNQRIGEWELIQESGVQLKPLYGPGYTGIRNLGNSCYLNSVMQVLFSIPDFQRKYVDKLEKIFQSAPSDPTQDFSTQVAKLGHGLLSGEYSKPASADGEQQPDQKGMQNGIAPRMFKSLIGKGHPEFSTNRQQDAQEFFLHFINMVERNCRSSENPNEVFRFLVEEKLKCLATEKVKYTQRVDYIMQLPVPMDAALNKDELLEYEEKKRQAEEEKQPLPELVRAKVPFSSCLEAYGAPEQVDDFWSTALQAKSVALKTTRFASFPDYLVIQIKKFTFGLDWVPKKLDVSIEMPEELDISALQGTGLQDGEEEMPDIAPPLVTPDEPKGSLGFYGNEDDDSFCSPHFSSPTSPMLDESVIIQLVEMGFPMDACRKAVYYTGNSGVEAAMNWVMSHMDDPDFANPLVLPGSSGPGSTIACPDPPSEDSVATIVSMGFSRDQAMKALRATNNSLERAVDWIFSHIDDLDAEAAMDISEGRSAAESISESVPVGPKVRDGPGKYQLFAFISHMGTSTMCGHYVCHIKKEGRWVIYNDQKVCASEKPPKDLGYIYFYQRIPS; encoded by the exons ATGGCGGAGCTGAGCGAGGCGCTGCTCTCGGTGTTGCCGTCCATCCGGGTGCCCAAGGCCGGCGACCGGGTCCACAAGGACGAGTGCGCCTTTTCCTTTGACACGCCG gagTCAGATGGCGGCTTGTATATCTGCATGAACACGTTCCTGGGCTTTGGGAAGCAATATGTGGAAAAGCACTATCAGAAAACAGGCCAACGGGTCTACCTGCACCTCAAAAGAACACGTAAAccg AAGGAAGAAGACACCAACACGagtgctggggaccccccacgGAAGAAACCAACTCGCTTGGCTATTG GTGTAGAAGGTGGATTTGACATCACAGAGGAAAAGTTTGAATATGACGAAGatgtaaaaatagtaattttcccAGAGCATTTGGATATTCCTCGTGATGGGCTGGAGGGACTACCAGACATGGTCAGAGACAGG ATTGCCAGTGCGGTCGAGGCCATCCTGACAGCAGATTCAGCATCACGGAAGCAGGAGGTGCAGGCTTGGGATGGGGAGGTTCGACGTGTTTCCAAACACGCTTTCTCCCTGCACCAACTTCAGAATGATGTCCGCATCCCACCATG TGGCTGGAAGTGCAGCAAGTGTGACATGAGGGAGAACCTGTGGCTGAACATGACGGATGGAGCCATCCTCTGTGGTCGGCGTTATTTTGATGGCAGTGGTGGCAACAATCATGCAGTCGAGCATTATCGGGAAACTGGCTACCCGCTGGCTGTGAAACTGGGAACAATTACTCCTGATGGGGCTG ATGTCTACTCCTATGATGAAGATGACATGGTGTTGGATCCCAACCTGGCAGAACACCTTGCTCACTTTGGGATTGACATGCTCAAGATGCAGAAg ACAGACAAGACAATGACAGAACTGGAAATAGACATGAACCAGCGCATTGGGGAGTGGGAGCTCATCCAGGAGTCTGGTGTGCAGCTCAAGCCCCTCTATGGGCCTGGGTACACTGGTATCCGGAACCTGGGCAACAGTTGCTACCTCAATTCCGTGATGCAGGTGCTTTTCAGTATCCCAGACTTCCAGAGAAA GTAtgtggacaagctggagaagATATTCCAAAGTGCACCCTCGGACCCCACACAGGACTTCAGCACACAAGT AGCCAAATTGGGCCACGGACTGCTTTCTGGGGAGTATTCAAAGCCAGCTTCTGCAGATGGGGAACAGCAGCCCGATCAGAAG GGTATGCAAAATGGCATTGCTCCACGCATGTTTAAGTCCCTCATTGGAAAAGGGCACCCAGAATTTTCCACTAACCGACAGCAGGACGCCCAGGAATTCTTTCTGCACTTCATCAACATGGTGGAG AGGAACTGCCGCAGCTCGGAGAATCCTAATGAGGTCTTCCGCTTTCTGGTGGAGGAGAAGCTGAAGTGCCTGGCCACAGAAAAGGTGAAATATACCCAGCGTGTGGACTATATCATGCAGCTGCCCGTGCCCATGGACGCTGCACTCAACAAAG ATGAACTACTGGAATATGAGGAGAAGAAgcggcaggcagaggaggagaagcagccactGCCCGAGCTGGTGCGAGCCAAGGTGCCTTTCAGCTCCTGCCTAGAAGCCTATGGAGCTCCAGAGCAGGTGGACGATTTCTGGAGCACAGCCTTGCAGGCCAAGTCTGTGGCTCTCAA AACAACACGGTTCGCCTCTTTCCCGGATTATCTGGTGATCCAGATCAAGAAATTCACTTTCGGTCTGGACTGGGTGCCCAAAAAGCTTG ACGTCTCCATTGAAATGCCAGAGGAGCTGGACATCTCTGCACTGCAGGGAACAGGGCTGCAAGACGGAGAAGAAGAAATGCCAGACATCGCACCCCCACTGGTGACACCAGACGAGCCCAAAGGTAGCCTGGGGTTCTATGGCAACGAGGACGACGACTCCTTCTGCTCCCCTCACTTCTCCTCTCCGACAT CACCCATGCTGGATGAGTCGGTGATTATCCAGCTAGTGGAGATGGGCTTTCCCATGGATGCCTGCCGCAAAGCCGTGTATTACACAGGGAACAGCGGGGTTGAGGCTGCCATGAACTGGGTCATGTCACATATGGATGATCCAG ACTTTGCTAACCCGTTAGTTCTCCCTGGATCCAGTGGACCAGGATCAACTATTGCCTGCCCAGACCCTCCTTCAGAAGACAGCGTGGCCACCATTGTCTCCATGGGCTTCTCCCGGGACCAGGCTATGAAAGCGCTTAGAGCCACG aaTAACAGTCTGGAGCGTGCTGTGGATTGGATCTTCAGTCACATTGATGACCTTGATGCAGAAGCTGCTATGGATATCTCAGAGGGGCGCTCGGCAGCGGAGTCCATCTCTGAATCTGTCCCTGTGGGTCCTAAAGTGCGCGATGGGCCTGGAA AATATCAGCTGTTTGCCTTCATCAGCCACATGGGCACTTCGACTATGTGCGGACACTACGTTTGTCACATCAAGAAAGAGGGCAG GTGGGTGATCTACAATGACCAGAAAGTCTGTGCTTCTGAGAAGCCCCCCAAGGATCTGGGCTACATCTACTTCTACCAGCGGATCCCCAGCTAG
- the GNB3 gene encoding guanine nucleotide-binding protein G(I)/G(S)/G(T) subunit beta-3 — protein MGEMEQMKQEAEQLKKQIADARKACADTTLAQIVSGVEVVGRIQMRTRRTLRGHLAKIYAMHWSTDSKLLVSASQDGKLIVWDTYTTNKVHAIPLRSSWVMTCAYAPSGNFVACGGLDNMCSIYNLKTREGNVKVSRELSAHTGYLSCCRFLDDNNIVTSSGDTTCALWDIETGQQKTVFLGHTGDCMSLAVSPDFKLFISGACDATAKLWDVREGTCRQTFSGHESDINAICFFPNGEAICTGSDDATCRLFDLRADQELIVYSHESIICGITSVAFSRSGRLLLAGYDDFNCNIWDSLKAERVGILSGHDNRVSCLGVTADGMAVATGSWDSFLKIWN, from the exons ATGGGGGAaatggagcagatgaagcaggaggcTGAGCAGCTGAAGAAGCAGATTGCG gatgcCCGGAAAGCCTGCGCAGACACAACACTTGCTCAG ATTGTGTCTGGAGTGGAGGTTGTTGGCCGCATCCAGATGCGGACCCGAAGGACCCTGCGTGGGCACCTGGCCAAGATCTACGCCATGCACTGGTCCACGGACTCCAA ACTTCTGGTCAGTGCCTCACAAGATGGGAAACTGATTGTGTGGGACACATACACAACCAACAAG GTTCATGCCATCCCTTTGCGTTCTTCCTGGGTCATGACCTGTGCCTATGCCCCCTCAGGCAATTTTGTGGCCTGTGGGGGCCTTGACAACATGTGCTCCATCTACAACCTCAAGACTCGTGAAGGCAACGTCAAAGTGAGCCGGGAGCTCTCAGCCCATACAG GTTACCTCTCCTGCTGCCGATTTCTTGATGACAACAATATTGTGACTAGCTCTGGAGATACGACATG cGCACTCTGGGACATTGAGACAGGGCAGCAGAAGACTGTGTTCCTGGGTCACACCGGAGACTGTATGAGCTTGGCCGTCTCCCCAGACTTCAAACTCTTCATCTCTGGGGCCTGTGACGCTACTGCCAAACTGTGGGATGTGCGGGAGGGCACCTGCCGTCAGACCTTCTCAGGGCACGAGTCCGATATCAACGCCATCTGC TTCTTCCCTAATGGTGAAGCCATCTGCACCGGCTCAGATGATGCCACCTGCCGTCTCTTTGACCTCCGGGCAGACCAGGAGCTCATAGTGTACTCCCACGAGAGCATTATCTGCGGAATTACATCAGTCGCCTTCTCTCGCAGTGGGCGCCTCTTGCTTGCTGGATACGATGACTTCAACTGCAACATCTGGGACTCCCTGAAAGCAGAGCGTGTGG GAATCCTTTCTGGCCATGACAACAGAGTGAGCTGCCTGGGGGTGACGGCAGACGGCATGGCCGTTGCCACCGGCTCCTGGGACAGCTTCCTCAAGATTTGGAACTGA
- the USP5 gene encoding ubiquitin carboxyl-terminal hydrolase 5 isoform X2, with amino-acid sequence MAELSEALLSVLPSIRVPKAGDRVHKDECAFSFDTPESDGGLYICMNTFLGFGKQYVEKHYQKTGQRVYLHLKRTRKPKEEDTNTSAGDPPRKKPTRLAIGVEGGFDITEEKFEYDEDVKIVIFPEHLDIPRDGLEGLPDMVRDRIASAVEAILTADSASRKQEVQAWDGEVRRVSKHAFSLHQLQNDVRIPPCGWKCSKCDMRENLWLNMTDGAILCGRRYFDGSGGNNHAVEHYRETGYPLAVKLGTITPDGADVYSYDEDDMVLDPNLAEHLAHFGIDMLKMQKTDKTMTELEIDMNQRIGEWELIQESGVQLKPLYGPGYTGIRNLGNSCYLNSVMQVLFSIPDFQRKYVDKLEKIFQSAPSDPTQDFSTQVAKLGHGLLSGEYSKPASADGEQQPDQKGMQNGIAPRMFKSLIGKGHPEFSTNRQQDAQEFFLHFINMVERNCRSSENPNEVFRFLVEEKLKCLATEKVKYTQRVDYIMQLPVPMDAALNKDELLEYEEKKRQAEEEKQPLPELVRAKVPFSSCLEAYGAPEQVDDFWSTALQAKSVALKTTRFASFPDYLVIQIKKFTFGLDWVPKKLDVSIEMPEELDISALQGTGLQDGEEEMPDIAPPLVTPDEPKAPMLDESVIIQLVEMGFPMDACRKAVYYTGNSGVEAAMNWVMSHMDDPDFANPLVLPGSSGPGSTIACPDPPSEDSVATIVSMGFSRDQAMKALRATNNSLERAVDWIFSHIDDLDAEAAMDISEGRSAAESISESVPVGPKVRDGPGKYQLFAFISHMGTSTMCGHYVCHIKKEGRWVIYNDQKVCASEKPPKDLGYIYFYQRIPS; translated from the exons ATGGCGGAGCTGAGCGAGGCGCTGCTCTCGGTGTTGCCGTCCATCCGGGTGCCCAAGGCCGGCGACCGGGTCCACAAGGACGAGTGCGCCTTTTCCTTTGACACGCCG gagTCAGATGGCGGCTTGTATATCTGCATGAACACGTTCCTGGGCTTTGGGAAGCAATATGTGGAAAAGCACTATCAGAAAACAGGCCAACGGGTCTACCTGCACCTCAAAAGAACACGTAAAccg AAGGAAGAAGACACCAACACGagtgctggggaccccccacgGAAGAAACCAACTCGCTTGGCTATTG GTGTAGAAGGTGGATTTGACATCACAGAGGAAAAGTTTGAATATGACGAAGatgtaaaaatagtaattttcccAGAGCATTTGGATATTCCTCGTGATGGGCTGGAGGGACTACCAGACATGGTCAGAGACAGG ATTGCCAGTGCGGTCGAGGCCATCCTGACAGCAGATTCAGCATCACGGAAGCAGGAGGTGCAGGCTTGGGATGGGGAGGTTCGACGTGTTTCCAAACACGCTTTCTCCCTGCACCAACTTCAGAATGATGTCCGCATCCCACCATG TGGCTGGAAGTGCAGCAAGTGTGACATGAGGGAGAACCTGTGGCTGAACATGACGGATGGAGCCATCCTCTGTGGTCGGCGTTATTTTGATGGCAGTGGTGGCAACAATCATGCAGTCGAGCATTATCGGGAAACTGGCTACCCGCTGGCTGTGAAACTGGGAACAATTACTCCTGATGGGGCTG ATGTCTACTCCTATGATGAAGATGACATGGTGTTGGATCCCAACCTGGCAGAACACCTTGCTCACTTTGGGATTGACATGCTCAAGATGCAGAAg ACAGACAAGACAATGACAGAACTGGAAATAGACATGAACCAGCGCATTGGGGAGTGGGAGCTCATCCAGGAGTCTGGTGTGCAGCTCAAGCCCCTCTATGGGCCTGGGTACACTGGTATCCGGAACCTGGGCAACAGTTGCTACCTCAATTCCGTGATGCAGGTGCTTTTCAGTATCCCAGACTTCCAGAGAAA GTAtgtggacaagctggagaagATATTCCAAAGTGCACCCTCGGACCCCACACAGGACTTCAGCACACAAGT AGCCAAATTGGGCCACGGACTGCTTTCTGGGGAGTATTCAAAGCCAGCTTCTGCAGATGGGGAACAGCAGCCCGATCAGAAG GGTATGCAAAATGGCATTGCTCCACGCATGTTTAAGTCCCTCATTGGAAAAGGGCACCCAGAATTTTCCACTAACCGACAGCAGGACGCCCAGGAATTCTTTCTGCACTTCATCAACATGGTGGAG AGGAACTGCCGCAGCTCGGAGAATCCTAATGAGGTCTTCCGCTTTCTGGTGGAGGAGAAGCTGAAGTGCCTGGCCACAGAAAAGGTGAAATATACCCAGCGTGTGGACTATATCATGCAGCTGCCCGTGCCCATGGACGCTGCACTCAACAAAG ATGAACTACTGGAATATGAGGAGAAGAAgcggcaggcagaggaggagaagcagccactGCCCGAGCTGGTGCGAGCCAAGGTGCCTTTCAGCTCCTGCCTAGAAGCCTATGGAGCTCCAGAGCAGGTGGACGATTTCTGGAGCACAGCCTTGCAGGCCAAGTCTGTGGCTCTCAA AACAACACGGTTCGCCTCTTTCCCGGATTATCTGGTGATCCAGATCAAGAAATTCACTTTCGGTCTGGACTGGGTGCCCAAAAAGCTTG ACGTCTCCATTGAAATGCCAGAGGAGCTGGACATCTCTGCACTGCAGGGAACAGGGCTGCAAGACGGAGAAGAAGAAATGCCAGACATCGCACCCCCACTGGTGACACCAGACGAGCCCAAAG CACCCATGCTGGATGAGTCGGTGATTATCCAGCTAGTGGAGATGGGCTTTCCCATGGATGCCTGCCGCAAAGCCGTGTATTACACAGGGAACAGCGGGGTTGAGGCTGCCATGAACTGGGTCATGTCACATATGGATGATCCAG ACTTTGCTAACCCGTTAGTTCTCCCTGGATCCAGTGGACCAGGATCAACTATTGCCTGCCCAGACCCTCCTTCAGAAGACAGCGTGGCCACCATTGTCTCCATGGGCTTCTCCCGGGACCAGGCTATGAAAGCGCTTAGAGCCACG aaTAACAGTCTGGAGCGTGCTGTGGATTGGATCTTCAGTCACATTGATGACCTTGATGCAGAAGCTGCTATGGATATCTCAGAGGGGCGCTCGGCAGCGGAGTCCATCTCTGAATCTGTCCCTGTGGGTCCTAAAGTGCGCGATGGGCCTGGAA AATATCAGCTGTTTGCCTTCATCAGCCACATGGGCACTTCGACTATGTGCGGACACTACGTTTGTCACATCAAGAAAGAGGGCAG GTGGGTGATCTACAATGACCAGAAAGTCTGTGCTTCTGAGAAGCCCCCCAAGGATCTGGGCTACATCTACTTCTACCAGCGGATCCCCAGCTAG